A genomic segment from Nitrospirota bacterium encodes:
- a CDS encoding response regulator translates to MLGGSFAYLEWLCTMIPHRPILLVTACSDWTTRTSAARYGVTAFLNKPVRLATLQDVVQRVLKGQPLPPGLSSGAATCPGTERFP, encoded by the coding sequence ATGCTCGGCGGGAGTTTCGCGTACTTGGAATGGCTTTGCACGATGATCCCACACCGGCCGATCCTCTTGGTGACCGCCTGCAGCGATTGGACGACCAGAACTAGTGCGGCCCGGTATGGGGTCACGGCGTTCCTTAACAAGCCGGTTCGCCTCGCGACGCTACAGGACGTCGTCCAACGCGTCTTGAAGGGCCAGCCGCTTCCGCCTGGTCTGTCCAGTGGAGCGGCGACGTGTCCTGGCACGGAACGCTTCCCCTGA